In a single window of the bacterium genome:
- a CDS encoding 1-acyl-sn-glycerol-3-phosphate acyltransferase, producing MSQTDETLVYRARRRVTAIVVFALVALFSIALSPALFAIAFVVDLFRQRRFATSRFVALLLVYLAYESLILLASFVVWVEHLFHRDWHRFLVRGWNMQRYWAAVLLGSARWLYGFQVHLEADDDVWRGPMIVLFRHTSVADMLLPLWFFGYLKEIRLRWVIKRELLWEPTINIVGQRIPNYFVRRGSTDAIREVEAIANLLDGVRDDEGVIIYPEGTRYTPAKFARAMEKLKATAPEFVHEAASRLRFVMPPRFAGVLALFKRNRNIGADIVIGMHHGFEKIRGGKDVLNGSMIGATIRVHFRRFAFADVPPDEEGQMRWLMARWIEMDEWVGEKEAPLAAPA from the coding sequence GTGTCTCAAACCGACGAAACCCTTGTCTATCGCGCGCGGCGCCGTGTGACCGCCATCGTCGTCTTCGCGCTGGTCGCGCTTTTTTCGATTGCCTTGTCGCCGGCGCTTTTCGCCATCGCGTTCGTGGTCGATCTTTTCCGGCAACGCCGATTCGCGACGTCGCGCTTTGTCGCGCTGCTGCTCGTTTATCTCGCCTACGAGTCGCTCATCCTTCTCGCCTCGTTCGTCGTGTGGGTCGAGCACCTTTTTCACCGCGATTGGCACCGCTTTCTCGTTCGCGGCTGGAATATGCAGCGCTACTGGGCGGCCGTGTTGCTCGGTAGCGCGCGTTGGCTCTACGGGTTTCAGGTGCACCTCGAGGCCGACGACGACGTCTGGCGCGGGCCGATGATCGTATTGTTCCGCCACACGAGCGTCGCCGACATGCTTTTGCCGCTTTGGTTTTTCGGTTACCTCAAAGAGATCCGCCTGCGTTGGGTGATCAAGCGCGAACTCCTGTGGGAACCTACGATCAACATCGTCGGTCAGCGCATTCCAAATTATTTCGTGCGACGCGGATCAACCGACGCCATCCGAGAAGTCGAAGCGATCGCGAATCTGCTCGACGGCGTGCGCGACGACGAGGGCGTCATCATCTATCCCGAGGGTACGCGCTACACACCCGCCAAATTCGCGCGCGCGATGGAAAAGCTGAAGGCGACCGCTCCGGAATTCGTGCACGAGGCGGCAAGCCGGCTGCGTTTCGTGATGCCGCCGCGATTCGCGGGCGTGCTCGCGCTGTTCAAGCGCAACCGGAACATCGGCGCGGATATCGTCATCGGCATGCACCACGGATTCGAGAAGATTCGCGGCGGCAAAGACGTGCTGAACGGCAGCATGATCGGCGCGACCATCCGCGTGCACTTCCGGCGATTCGCGTTCGCGGACGTGCCTCCCGACGAGGAAGGCCAGATGCGCTGGCTGATGGCGCGTTGGATCGAAATGGACGAATGGGTCGGCGAAAAGGAGGCGCCGCTCGCGGCGCCGGCGTAA
- a CDS encoding aminotransferase class I/II-fold pyridoxal phosphate-dependent enzyme: MTSVSLNLNIRELTRSATVELNEHSNELLARGRRIFKLGLGQSPFPVPEHVVQALRDNAHQKDYLPVKGLARLRAAVAGFHQRHEGVPATADDVLVGPGSKELMFLLQLAYYGDIVIPTPCWVSYAPQAQIVGRHVRYIETSFEDKWRLRPESLEKLCKRDPGRPRIVILNYPGNPEGATYSDNTLRGLAEVAHEYGVIVLSDEIYGMLNFQGRHISIARHYPEGTIVSSGLSKWCGAGGWRLGTFTFPPALHPLREAMSVLASETFTSTSAPIQYAAVAAFEENPAMEEYLRHARRVLASLGYACARRLRACGARVIEPEGAFYLFPDFGIAREALARRAITTSAELSQRALDETGVAFLPGSAFGRPEHELTARLAYVDFDGGAALAASREIPLDQPLPEDFLLSYCPRVIAGVSRLADWIRSMA; encoded by the coding sequence ATGACCAGCGTTTCGCTCAATCTCAACATTCGCGAGCTGACGCGATCGGCCACCGTTGAACTGAACGAACATTCCAATGAATTGCTCGCGCGCGGTCGCCGGATCTTCAAGCTCGGTCTTGGCCAATCGCCCTTCCCCGTTCCGGAGCACGTCGTCCAGGCGCTGCGCGACAACGCGCATCAAAAAGACTATCTGCCCGTCAAGGGGCTGGCGCGGCTGCGCGCCGCGGTGGCGGGATTTCATCAGCGCCACGAGGGCGTTCCGGCGACGGCTGACGACGTGCTCGTCGGGCCGGGCTCGAAGGAGCTGATGTTCCTTCTGCAACTCGCGTACTACGGCGATATCGTCATTCCGACGCCGTGCTGGGTTTCATACGCGCCCCAGGCGCAGATCGTCGGGCGGCACGTGCGTTACATCGAAACGTCGTTCGAGGACAAATGGCGCCTGCGCCCGGAGTCGCTCGAAAAGCTCTGCAAGCGCGATCCGGGCCGCCCGCGAATCGTCATCCTCAATTACCCCGGCAACCCGGAAGGCGCCACGTATTCCGACAACACGCTTCGCGGCCTCGCCGAGGTCGCGCACGAATACGGCGTCATCGTGCTCTCCGACGAGATCTACGGGATGCTGAACTTCCAGGGGCGGCACATCTCGATCGCGCGACACTATCCGGAAGGGACGATCGTCAGCTCGGGGCTTTCCAAATGGTGCGGCGCGGGCGGATGGCGTCTTGGCACCTTCACGTTTCCGCCCGCGTTGCATCCGCTTCGCGAGGCGATGTCGGTGTTGGCCAGCGAAACGTTCACCTCCACGAGCGCGCCGATCCAGTACGCCGCGGTCGCCGCGTTCGAGGAAAATCCGGCGATGGAGGAGTATCTGCGCCACGCGCGCCGCGTCCTGGCCTCGCTCGGATACGCCTGCGCCCGGCGGCTGCGCGCGTGCGGTGCGCGCGTCATCGAGCCGGAAGGCGCGTTTTATCTCTTCCCTGATTTCGGCATTGCGCGCGAGGCGCTCGCCCGCCGCGCGATCACGACGTCCGCGGAGCTTTCGCAACGCGCGCTCGACGAAACCGGCGTCGCCTTCTTGCCAGGCTCCGCGTTTGGGCGGCCCGAGCACGAGCTGACCGCACGGCTTGCCTATGTGGATTTCGACGGCGGCGCGGCGCTCGCCGCGAGCCGCGAGATTCCGCTTGACCAACCGTTGCCCGAAGATTTTCTTTTGTCGTATTGTCCGCGCGTCATCGCCGGCGTATCGCGACTTGCGGACTGGATTCGCTCCATGGCGTAG